The genomic DNA GACGTTGAACCAGACGAACTCGATGGCCTGGGACGCCCACAGGATCCCGATCGCCGTCCCGCCGGCACCGAACAGGAGGACGACCGCCAGCCGGAGGACCATCTCCTCGATGTGATCGGCCAGCGGCATCTCCTCGTCGTCCGGCGGCGTCGAGATGCCGCCGACGTCGTCGTCCGGATCGGGATAGGTCGGCTCGGGGTCGGGATCGTGGCGGTCACCGACGACGCCCTCGCCGTCGGTCTCGAGGTCCGGAGCGCCCGCCGCCGCGGCATCGGCCGACGGCTCGGGATTCGAACTGTCAGCGTCGACGTCGGCCGACGATGCCGGCGCCGAACCCTCGTCGACGGCATCGGTCGACGGCTCGGGGTCGGGACCGACGAACGACGGGGTCTCGTCGTCCGCGGGAAGGAACCCGGAGTCGTCCTCGGGGAGCGGTCGCTCATCGGCGTCGTCCCATCGGTCTCCGAGGTTCGGGGCGTCCTCATCGTCCGTCGGCTCGTCCGCCATCTACGGGATATTGATAGGCCACCGGTTATAGGCCTTTTTCTTACGAACACCCCCGAAAGTGAGAAGGCCGCTCGAGGGAGCCTCGGACCGCATGCCAGTGCAGTTCAGATACGTTTCGGAAGTTGTGAAGTCGAATTCGGAGCATCCATGACGGAATTCAGTCGCCATACTGGGTCTAATAGCGGTATTCGATTAGAGATGTGGAAAACAAACGGACGCCGAGTGGGCTAAGGGAGTTTAGTATTCGACTCGAGATTCCTGAAGACGTTCTGTAGAATTTCATTGTTCAATAGTCGCTTCGTTTTTGTAGTGTTCATACACGTTACGAGTCCAGCTAATTGCTTCGGATGTGTTATTTATTAAGACGCCTTTTATTCCTCCATCTTTATGTACAATTATGCCCGCGTAGGTGTCGTTTTCAGATGTCATAATCCATAGAGAGTAGGGAAGTGCACCGTTGTATATTTGAATAGATGTTCGATCATTATCGAGGATTCTATCAAATTCGTATGCGTTAGTGTTTTGCAGAGTACTAAACAGATGGTCTTCGATGATGAGCTCTACCGAAGTCTCACTCTGGTTGATCGCATCCTCAATAACTCTTGTATACGATAAGTGGACTGTTGGCACTAGCCCCAACAGTCGGGTGGACTCTCGCAATATTTCTCTGATTGGCTCGAGAGCTAGATCGGGTATTTTGGGATCTGCTTGGTGGACATCCATTTCGTGAATGAACCGAGAGTTAAGAGAGTTCTCGTTAGGGAATGTGTTTAACAATCTCCCCGACTTTTGAATATTATTGATAGTGTCTGTGTATCTAGAGTATGCTGTTAATGCGATTTCACCCTTGGGTGTTGTGTGGTACTTTCCATCTCCGTATTCGACGCATTCCACTTCTTGAAGCAATTCTAATCCCCGGTCAACGGTTGACCGCGACTTTGAGCATATATCTATTAATTCAGCTTTCGTCTTCGGATCATCTACGAGTATATCTAGAATCTCGTTCCGTTTGTGTACCGCATCGTGTAGTTTCCTTCTCTCATCAGACATACATTAGCGTTATTAGATTGGGACCTTAGTTATGGTGATTTCCACCAAGGCCTTAATTCCAACACTAACAGGTGTTTCCGATCCTGGAGTTGATTCGATCGCTAATAACAAAGATAGGTTTGATCACTTTGATCGAATCGAACTATATATCGGCCAACCAATCAAATAGAATGCAAGCAAATACAAGATGGCATATAGTGAGAGACCATATAATATAAATCCGCCAGAACTAATTTCTATTGCGATTCCTGTTAATATGTATGCAATCAGTCCAAGAAACCACTCTTTTTCATCCATATATGGATAGAATATTTAGATGACTTAATAGTATTGTTTTAGGGATTTGATAGCCGTGTTGTCAGATGAGGTCATCTGTGCTTTCGTCATCGGTGATTTGCCAATCGCCCTCCAGTATACCGCCGAAAGAGACAGAAGCTGGCCCCGCTCCACCCTCAATACTATCGACAGTTACACTGGTTGGGTTGGCAGACCAAGCGTGGACATAACTTCCATAGATCGTTCCTGGATTGCCATTGAGGTTGTTTAGAGACTGAGCTAATAGCACGCTTTGAGAGGCATCTGGATAGATTTTTTCCAAATCAACAAGGGCTCCAACCCCTCCATTGCTTATTGAGTCAGGATAGAGTTCGATTGAACTGTCCTCAGACGGGCTTGTTCGTAGGCTTGATTCACCAACGTTTGTCCACTCATTACCGTCATAAGTGATTGTGATAACGTCGTCTGCCCAGGTCCCGAACCCAGGGGATATAACTGCAACGTCCAGCGTTGTGATTACTTGTACTCGAATCCGTTCCTCTCCTTTCGGATCGTTGAACGCATTAATGAGGAAGTTCGCTGTAGGCTTTTTATAATGTGCTTGGGGACTGAACTCCGAATCATTTTCTGACTCTAATGTCTCTGTTGTCGTTGAGACCACATAATTGTACCCAGAATCCTCCATTACCTCGTGCAGACCATCTTCACCATGGTCATTATACGCTTCTAATACTTTCGAATCTATATTATCTAATGGATCTGAGCTTGCTTTTTTAGCACTAGTGGTTCCAATGATACCAACTGTTGCAAGGCAGGAACCGGCCATTTTCAGGGTTCGTCGACGGGTCTGATTTTGATCGTTCTTCATTGTCTTCTTCCAACTGATACTTTGACTACTACAATAACTTAATTGTAGACAAATAAACCACAATATGATTAATATGTAATGGTCTGATTATAGTCTGAATGGATGATTAGACCACCATCTTTTGATACGTTATTCAGGTGTTGGAAGCCGCGACCGTGCCACTATTTTATTGACGAAAAAGGATTGGCTGCTTGAATCTACAGTGTTCAAACACGCTATAGTAGATGTTGAAAGTCTATTGCACTCCCGCTCGCGAAGCAGCGGCCAGCATCGTTCGTGCTGGCCGCTCAAGTGCGAGCAGTGAGTAAATCGTTTCAACGACTACTATAGTACTATGTGAAGCTGAATACTCAAAGCCAATTATCAACTGCCTCAATATCTACATTGCAAAGAAGTTTGAGGGAGGGCGTCCAGCAGCAAGGAACACCATATATTCGACTATAGTAGCCGGTGAAATGGGTTGTACACTGAACACAATGCGTCATGCGATCAGGGCACACAGACTCACTGTAGCGACTATAGCTTCGATGGTGCTTTTAATTTCATAAAATCCGATTCAGTCTGGTCAACACTGCCGCGAAAGGTAGCGACATCCGAGATAGGTGCTTAGAAAACGTCTCACGTTTTATCCATATCTGAACGCCATCCACACACCCACTCGAAAGGTTGATAACTGGATGTCAGTTACCCCTACCCAATGAGTTCTGCCGTCGACGAGGACACCGCCCGAGCCCTCAACACCGGCCGGGAGACGATCGGCGCGTTGCTCTCGGGTGCTCAGCAACACCTCCAGAAGGTGTTCATCGTCTTTCTCGTAGGCTTCGTCTCCTCGTTCTACGCGCTTCGGATGTTCGTCTGGGATTTCCTCGAGGCGACCGCGAAGGGACAGATGAGCGAGGAGATCGCCGGCTCGACCGACATCATCACCCGAACGCCGTTCGAGGTGATCCTGTTACAGGCCAAGATCGGGATGATCGTCGGCGCCGTCTTCGCGATCCCCGCCCTCCTTTTCTTCTCTCGAAAGGCGCTCCACCGTCGCGGCTACGACAGCGCCGTCCCGATCTCGAGGGAGCTTATCGCCGGTATCGTGATCATGTCGCTGTCGTTGTTCGTGACCGGTGTCGTCTACGCCTACAACATTTTCTTCCCCTTCGCGTTCAATTTCCTGGCAGGGAACGCCGTCAGCGCCGGCATCAAACCCAGTTACGGCATCACCGAGTTCACCGAGTTCATGGCGCTGCTGACGCTGTCGTTCGGCCTCGCCGCCCAGCTCCCGCTACTGATGGGCGTGCTCTCCTACACCGAGATCATCCCCTACGAGACGTTCCGCGACAAGTGGCGCCACGCCGTCGTCGGGATCGTGATCTTCGGTGCCGTGGCCTCGCCGCCGGACCCGTTCACGCAGGTCATGTGGGCGATGCCGATGGTCGTCCTTTACGTCTTCAGCCTCGGGCTCTCCAAGGTCGTTACCAACGTCCGACGGCGCGGCGCGGCGAAATCCGACGGCGCGGGGACGGCCCACATCAAACGCCGCCTCCTCCAGTTCGGTGGCGTACTCGTCGTCGTCGCCGCCGCGATCACCGCCGCCGTCAATCAGGGTGGCTTCGGCTACCTCCACGAGTCGGTCTACCCGGTCTTCCCGTCACCGGTGCGACCCAGCGGGACCTTCGGACTCGAGGCCACGGCGAACGCGAACGGGCTCTTCGGGGAGATTACGGTCGGGCTGATCGTGTCCGCCGCCGCCGGTTTCGTCGTCCTGCTGGGCTACACGATTTACGTGCTCCAGCAGCCGGTCTACCCGCGACAGGACGACATCCGACGCGCGGACACCCACGAGGACGTCGACTTCGAGACGCTCGACGTCGAGGACATCGACGACGTTTCGACGACCGTCTTCCGGAGCATGAGCGAGGAGGACGCCCTCGAGTACTCCCGGAAGGCGATGTACGACGACGACCGGGCGAAGGCCCAGGCCATCCTCGATCGCTTCGACACGATTCATGACGCGATGGAGGACGAGGACGGGACGGCGTCGGGCGACGCGGCCACAGCGGGCGCGGCGGGATCCGGCGGCGCTGCGGGCGACGACGAGGGCGGCCTCTTCGCGAACACCGCGGCCGGCATGCTCGATCCGTTCACCGAGGACGAGACCACCGAGGACGACATCGGCGGCTACGCCTACGACATCGCGTTCGTCTTCAACAGCCTCACCTCGAAGGTGTTCCGCATCGTGGGGCTGTTCATGCTCGTCATGGGAGGCACCTTCTTCTGGCTCTACTCGGGCGGTATCGGGGCCGTGCTCAGGCTCTTCCTCGATCGGGTTCCCCGACACGTGCTCGAGAAAATCGTCGGCGAGGGCGTCGATCCGAGCACGCTGACCCTCCAGGAACTCATCACGGAGATGGACATCGTCGTCGCCCTGCACCCCGTCGAGGTGCTCATCTTCGAGGCGAAGGTGAGCGCGCTCGCCGGCCTCGTCGCCGCCTTACCGGTGATACTGTACTACGCCTGGCCACCCGCCAAGGAGCGCGGGCTGGTCTACGGCGACCGCCGGACGTTCGTCGTCTGGGGCGGGGGCCTGCTGGCCGGCTTCGCCGTCGGGACCTACCTCGGGTTCTTCTGGGTCGCGCCGACGATCATCTCGTATCTGGTCTCGGACGCGATCAACAACGGGATGGTCGTCTCCTACCGGATCAAGAGCTTCTTCTGGCTCGTGATCTTCACCACCGTCGGCATCGGCTTCCTGTTCAACATCATCGTCACGATGGCGCTGTTCCACGTCGGCGGCATCGTCAGCTACCGCTCGATGCTCGAGCGCTGGCGGCCGGTCGTCGTCGGCATCTTCACGCTCGCCGCCTTCTTCAGCCCGAAGGGCGTGCTCATGATGTTGCTGTTCTCGATCCCGATCTCGCTCACGTATCTGATCGGGCTCGCCGTCCTCTACGTCCTCACCGCCGGCGGCCGGCTGTTCGGCGGCGGCGGCGGGTCGGCGGCCGAGTCGGAGCCCGACGACGCCGGCGCGACCGCAGCGGAGTGACGGCGCGCCGACGATCGGAACCGCCGCGACCTCGGAGACCCGTGCGACCAAGATCACCTCGTGGGACCGTGCGACCAAGTACCGTTAAGTCGGGGACGCGCGAACGCCTACGCAGACTGATGCCCAAGATCAGCGTCGAAATCCCGCAGGAACTCCTCGAGGATCTGGACGACCACGTCGGCGAGGACGGCAAGTTCGTCAACCGCAGCGACGCGATCCGATCCTCGATACGCAAGAATCTGGATATTCTAGACGAGATCGACAAACGGCACGATCGTCTCGAGACCGACGAGTGAGGTCAGTCCCGATCCAGACGCTGGGCGAACCCGAAGTTCGGTTTCGCGTCCTCGACGCGGACGGCGACGGTTTCGCCGACCTCGGTGCCCGGCACGAACAGCCGGTAGCCGTCGACCGACGCGATGCCGTCGCCTTCGCTGCCGACGTCTTCGATCTCGACCTCGAGTTCGTCGCCCGGTCGCACCGAGGCGGTGAGCCGCCCCTTCCCGATGAAGTAGACCTCGGAGGACTCGTCGCGGCTGGCCTTCGGCGAGGTCGCGCGGACGTACTGGAACTCCGCTTCGACGTCCGCCCGGAAGTCGTCGACGTCCGGCCCTTCGAAGACCTTCACGACGAAGTCCCCGCCGCTGTCGAGTAGCTCGAGTGCGGTCTCGAAGGCCTGCCGCGCGAGGTGCAGCGAGCGGGCCTGGTCCAGCGAGTACTCGCCGGACATGTTGGGTGCCATGTCCGAGATGACCGCGTCGACGGAGCCGCCGGCGGCGTCGATGACTCGGTCGCGGGTCTTGTCCTCGGTCATGTCGCCGCGCAGCGTCTCGACGTTGTCGTGGTCGTCGAACGCCTTGATCCGCTGGAAGTCGACGCCGATGACGTTCCCCTCCGGGCCGACTTCCTCGGCGGCGACTTCGAGCCAGCCGCCGGGGGCCGCGCCAAGGTCGACGACCGTGTCGCCGCGGTCGATCACGTTCTCGAGGTCGTCGAGTTGCTTGAGCTTGTAGGCCGCTCGAGAGCGGTAGCCCTCCTGTTTCGCTTTGTTGTAGTAGTGGTCTCGGGCCATGATCGGTCTTGGAAGCGCTAGTCGCCCGATACGGATAGGTGTGGCGAGAGTGGACGGAGAGAGCGGCTATCGACGGCAGCGGCCGACAGCAGGCGACACCCGTCTCTCGAACTACCGGCGAGTCGTCGGCGGGGACGCGACTCGAGCGGACACCGAGACGCGACCGGGACGCCGCGAGCGGCGAGATCACCGTCGAGGAAATCCGGTTGCGCGACGAGTACTGATCCCATCCCGACGTCGCCGCGGAACCGGCCGACTGCGCGCCGGCTGGCCGTAAAGGGTGGCTTTTTATGCCGACCGTCCGTACGCCGACCTATATGTTCAAGGCCATCGTGAGCGCCGAAACGCTCACCAGCGCGCTCGACTCGGTGAGCGTGTTGGTCGACGAGTGCAAGATCCACCTCGAGGAAGACGGACTGGAGATCCGGGCCGTCGACCCCGCGAACGTCGGGATGGTCGACCTCTCGCTCGATGCGGCTGCGTTCGAGTCCTACGAAGCGGACGGCGGCCTGATCGGTGTCGACCTCTCGCGGCTCGAGGATATCGCGGGTATGGCCGAATCCGGCCAGCTCATCCAGCTCGAACTCGACGAGGAGACCCGGAAGCTCCACATCCAGATCGACGGGCTCGAGTACACGCTCGCGCTCATCGACCCCGATTCGATCCGCCAGGAGCCGGACATCCCGGACCTCGATCTACCCGCTGAGGTCGTCCTCGAGGGGAAAGACGTCAACCGCTCGGTGACCGCCGCCGACATGGTGTCGGACCACATCGCGCTCGGCGTCGACGAAACGGAGGAGTACTTCTACGTCAACGCGGAGGGCGACACCGACGACGTCCACCTCGAACTCACGCAGGAGGATCTGATCGATCTGCAGGTCGGCCCCGCTCACTCGCTGTTCTCGCTGGATTACCTCAAAGACATGAACAAGGCGATCCCCACGGATACCGAGGTCACGCTCGATCTCGGCGAGGAGTTCCCCGTCAAGATCTACTTCGGCTTCGCCGAGGGGCAGGGACAGGTCACCTACATGCTCGCGCCGCGCATTCAGAGCGACTGACGACCGCGTCACTCGAGCAGTAGCACCGATTTTCCGGAACCACGGTTTTCTCGAGCGGTAGCTACTGTGCGACTGTGATCGTCGGGAGGGCTGACTCCGTTTTCCACGCGTAGCGTCAGGCGGCGTTCCGTCTCTCGGCGATGCGTCGGTTGTCGGTCGAATTCGATCGACCCCCAATCTGAGGGTCTACCGTACGTTAAATGGTTTCAGTATACTGATTCAGTATTCAACCCCAACAGATGTTAGTAATATGTATTTTCCGGATTGCACAATTTTATTGTCTATAACAATATCCTATTTCTATTTGTAACGATGACATACGGTGACAGCCGAACGACTGTATTCGTAGTGCTCGTGTCCCTGTTGTTGGTGACATCTCCAGTCGCCGTGGCAACAGGAGGTCTCACGGGCGCGAATACCGGGACGGAGGGAGAAACGGTCACGATCTCCGACGTACAGACGCAGTCAGGAGAGGACGTTCAGATCGAGTCGGAACTCGAGCAGTCAGCGGCGTCGACGGACACTGTCGAGGTGTTCGTGCGCATGGACGCCGAGGTGTCGCAGTTCGCAACCGCAACCGACGCTGAGAGCGCGGCCGCGCTCAAACGGGAGGCGACGGCGACACAACGGACGATCGAAACGTACGCTGAGGGCGTCGCTGGCGTCGAGATCGTCACGGAGTTCTGGCTCACCAACGCGGTCCTCGTCGAAGTCGACACGACGCAGGTCGATCTCGAGGAACTCGCACGGATCGACGGAGTCACCGAACTCCACCCGAACTACGAGGTCGAACTCGTCGAACCGGATGTGAACAGCGGGTCGACAAACGGCTCGACGGTCACGTACGGCCTCGATCAGGTGAACGCACCCGAAGTCTGGGAAGATTTCGACGCGACCGGCGAGGGCGTCTCGGTCGCCGTCGTCGACACCGGGCTCGCAGCCTCGCACGAGCAGTTCGCAGGTCGCGACGAGATCCAGGACAACTGGGCGGAGTTCGACTTCGACGGGAGTGAAATCGAGAGCGAGCCCTACGATCGGAACGGACACGGGACCCACGTCGCAGGGACGATTCTGGGCGGCTCCGCCGACGGCCAGCGGATCGGCGTCGCACCCGACGCGGAGCTGATCCCGATCAACGTCTTCCCGGGCATGCCCGATCGACAGTCGACGACGCTCGCGGCGATCGTCGCCGGCATGCAGGAAGCGGTCGAGCAGGACGCCGACGTAGCGAACTTCAGCCTCGGCGGCGGCGGGTTCGCCGCGATATACGTCGACGTGATACGGAACGCCCAGAAGGCGGGCACGCTCGTCGTCAGTTCCGCCGGGAACGACGGCCCGGGTTCCGAAGGAACGCCGGCGAACGTCTACGACTCGCTGGCGATCGGCGCGACGGACGCGAACGAGCAGATCGCCGAGTTCTCGACCGGTGCGACGGTTAACACTGACGAGGACTGGGGTCCCATTGCACCGGACGACTGGCCCGAATCGTACGCGACGCCCGACGTCTCCGCACCTGGCGTGGACGTCCGGAGTTCCTACCTCGGCGGCAACGATACCTACGCGGAACTCTCCGGGACCAGTATGGCTGCGCCACACACCAGCGGCGTGGCTGCGCTCCTGGCCGCCCAAGGTGTCGAAGATCCGTACGAAATGAAATCGCTCCTCGAGGAGACGGCGACGAAGCCGGCTCCCGACAGGATCAGTAAGCAGGTCGCCGCAGACGCGGCGGAAGTCAGCGACGCACAGTACGAGAACCTGTTCGCTGACGACGAACGCGACGTCCGGTACGGGTACGGCATCGTCGACGCGTACGCAGCGTCGGCAGCGCTGGCAAACGAAAGCCGGATCGACGGAACGGTCGTCGACAGCGACGGTGAACCGATCGCGGACCGCTCGGACCGGGTCCCGGACGGAAGCGGGCCCACAGTCACGATCGACGACGCCGATCGAACACAGTACGCCGCCGACGGGAGTTTCGAATTCGACGTCACGGAAGGCCAACACGAGGTGACCGTCTCCGGCGCGTTCGGGTACGAGGAGACGACCGAGACGATCGACGCGAGCGAGCCGGTCGAGCAGGACATCGTCCTCGCGGAGCAGTTCGAACTCGAGCTCGTTCGGGGACAGCCCCGTGAACTGGAAGTGGGAAGCACGGCCGAGGTCGCGGTCGACGTTGCCCACGTCGACGAACTCACCGTCGAGCTGGCCAACGAATCGACCGTCGACGAATCGAACGTAACCG from Natrinema salaciae includes the following:
- a CDS encoding helix-turn-helix transcriptional regulator codes for the protein MSDERRKLHDAVHKRNEILDILVDDPKTKAELIDICSKSRSTVDRGLELLQEVECVEYGDGKYHTTPKGEIALTAYSRYTDTINNIQKSGRLLNTFPNENSLNSRFIHEMDVHQADPKIPDLALEPIREILRESTRLLGLVPTVHLSYTRVIEDAINQSETSVELIIEDHLFSTLQNTNAYEFDRILDNDRTSIQIYNGALPYSLWIMTSENDTYAGIIVHKDGGIKGVLINNTSEAISWTRNVYEHYKNEATIEQ
- a CDS encoding twin-arginine translocase subunit TatC gives rise to the protein MSSAVDEDTARALNTGRETIGALLSGAQQHLQKVFIVFLVGFVSSFYALRMFVWDFLEATAKGQMSEEIAGSTDIITRTPFEVILLQAKIGMIVGAVFAIPALLFFSRKALHRRGYDSAVPISRELIAGIVIMSLSLFVTGVVYAYNIFFPFAFNFLAGNAVSAGIKPSYGITEFTEFMALLTLSFGLAAQLPLLMGVLSYTEIIPYETFRDKWRHAVVGIVIFGAVASPPDPFTQVMWAMPMVVLYVFSLGLSKVVTNVRRRGAAKSDGAGTAHIKRRLLQFGGVLVVVAAAITAAVNQGGFGYLHESVYPVFPSPVRPSGTFGLEATANANGLFGEITVGLIVSAAAGFVVLLGYTIYVLQQPVYPRQDDIRRADTHEDVDFETLDVEDIDDVSTTVFRSMSEEDALEYSRKAMYDDDRAKAQAILDRFDTIHDAMEDEDGTASGDAATAGAAGSGGAAGDDEGGLFANTAAGMLDPFTEDETTEDDIGGYAYDIAFVFNSLTSKVFRIVGLFMLVMGGTFFWLYSGGIGAVLRLFLDRVPRHVLEKIVGEGVDPSTLTLQELITEMDIVVALHPVEVLIFEAKVSALAGLVAALPVILYYAWPPAKERGLVYGDRRTFVVWGGGLLAGFAVGTYLGFFWVAPTIISYLVSDAINNGMVVSYRIKSFFWLVIFTTVGIGFLFNIIVTMALFHVGGIVSYRSMLERWRPVVVGIFTLAAFFSPKGVLMMLLFSIPISLTYLIGLAVLYVLTAGGRLFGGGGGSAAESEPDDAGATAAE
- a CDS encoding ribbon-helix-helix domain-containing protein, producing the protein MPKISVEIPQELLEDLDDHVGEDGKFVNRSDAIRSSIRKNLDILDEIDKRHDRLETDE
- a CDS encoding 23S rRNA (uridine(2552)-2'-O)-methyltransferase, with protein sequence MARDHYYNKAKQEGYRSRAAYKLKQLDDLENVIDRGDTVVDLGAAPGGWLEVAAEEVGPEGNVIGVDFQRIKAFDDHDNVETLRGDMTEDKTRDRVIDAAGGSVDAVISDMAPNMSGEYSLDQARSLHLARQAFETALELLDSGGDFVVKVFEGPDVDDFRADVEAEFQYVRATSPKASRDESSEVYFIGKGRLTASVRPGDELEVEIEDVGSEGDGIASVDGYRLFVPGTEVGETVAVRVEDAKPNFGFAQRLDRD
- a CDS encoding DNA polymerase sliding clamp, whose translation is MFKAIVSAETLTSALDSVSVLVDECKIHLEEDGLEIRAVDPANVGMVDLSLDAAAFESYEADGGLIGVDLSRLEDIAGMAESGQLIQLELDEETRKLHIQIDGLEYTLALIDPDSIRQEPDIPDLDLPAEVVLEGKDVNRSVTAADMVSDHIALGVDETEEYFYVNAEGDTDDVHLELTQEDLIDLQVGPAHSLFSLDYLKDMNKAIPTDTEVTLDLGEEFPVKIYFGFAEGQGQVTYMLAPRIQSD